The Thermosynechococcus sp. CL-1 genomic interval ACAACTTCAAAGCTGGCTGCGGGTTTCTTTACCGACATTGACGCTGGCGATCGCCCTTGTAGTTTCCCCATCCTCGGGTCTCGCCCAGCGGGATTTGATCCCCATTGACGGTTCCGATGAGGATATGCAGCTTCTCTTTGATCTGGTTTATTATCCGCGCCGCGATCCTGCCCGTTTTCGGCTGCAAAACAGTGCTGAGGTGGAAGCTTATCAGTTGATTCGCACCATTTTGCGTACGGGCACGACCCTCTACATCCGGCAGCGCCAAGATGATAATTACGGCTCCTATAGTTTTAGTCGCGATCGCTTGATCTTGCGTCCTCGCGCCCTTGCTCATTGGCCGATTTTTATCGAAACGCTGCGCCATGAGGGCTGGCATGTCGTTCAAGCCTGCTTTGCGGCGAAACGAGATTTGGATTCCTTGGTACCCGTGGGCATTCGCGTCAGCCCCGGTATCGTCGCAGATCTCTACCGCAAGAGTGGCTATAACCCCGCAGACATTCCAATTGAGGCCGAGGCCTTTGCTGCTGAGCGGGTACCCAATATGACATTGCAGGGGCTACAGCGCGAGTGTGCCGACTGGCTCAACCGCCCCAGCAAGGACTAGCCAGAAGAACGGGTCGATGCACCGCAATGACGACAATAGGGTAAGTGGCGATAGGTGGGCTGCTGACAATTGGGACAGGGCATCCACTGCAAATAACCACAGTGGGGACAGTGCTGATCGAGATCCCGCAGTCGTTTGCCACAACGGACACAGCGGAGTTTTTGGACCCGCCCTGCCGTCTGTCGCTGTGGATTGAGGAAAAAAGCTTGCGCCACTTTAATCATGCCAAACCCGACCGCTGGAATCAGCAAGATATAGAGGTAGCTGACCAAAAAAAGCAGACCGCCAAAAAGAGCAAGAATGACATTAGCCAGCCACTCAAAGAGTGCTCCCACCTGCAATAGTTCAAAAATCTTCAGCACCAAAGGAATCAAGAAGATCACCAGCAGGTGCCAACTCATGAGGGCAAGCAGGCCATGGCGGTGGCGATCGGCAAAACGATGCACCACTAGGGCGATCGCAATCAGCGGTAATAGAAAGAGGGCTTGTAAAACAAATTGGAGACTGGGATACCAAAACTGAGAGCGCTGATATTGGTTCTCAAGCTGGGCAAAGGTGGCGTCCTCGGCTAAAAATTTCAAGAAGGCTTGGCTATCGGCTTCTTGGAGAATCGCCTGTTCAAGGGCCGCCATCTCATTTTTGAGAGCGGCAATTTGGCGGTTGTTGGCCTCAAGGGTGGCTTTGGCCTTGGCGGCTTCCACCAAGTTGATCGATTGATCCGCGGGTTGCCCCGCAAGCTGCTCTAATAGTGTCGAGTCATACTCTTGACGAATGCGGGCATTGGTGGCCTCGAGGGTTTGAATTTGTGCCTGTTTCTGCTGTCGTTGCTTAAGTCGGGCTTGATTGGTGGGGTGGTTGACGGCATCTTGATACTCTGCATAGGTGAAGCAAATGGCGGAGATGGTTCCCAGTTTGCCCTTGCTGCTTTCCTGTAGGCGCTCCACAGCCGTCTGGGGCGGGGGGTCAAGGCTAATCTGCTGCTCTAGAAAACGAATGTCGCGCTCCCTAGCGGTGTCTTGGCGATAGGCTTGCCAAGGAGCATAACAGGGCTGGGCTTGACTGGGACTCAAAGGCCAATTGCTAATTTCGCTGAGGCCACTAAAGACATTAATGAGGATAAAAATATCCACCAAGATAATGACAATGAGACTGACCCAATTCAGGGGTTCGTCATTGACAAGGCGCGATCGCCGCCAAAATCCCCGCCAGAGTCGCCTCAACCCGCTTGTGATATTCATGGCAGCGTAAACCCAAAGGCAAGTTTTACCCGCTCTAGGGTTGCATTGGCCACACGGGCGGCCTGTTCTTGGCCTTTTTTGAGCAAATCCTTGAGATAGCTGGGGTCTGCCATAATCTCTTGGTATCGCTGCTGAATCGGTTCTAGGGTAGCAATCACCGCATCGGTGAGTAGGGGCTTAAACTGTCCCCAGCCCATATCGGCACATTCTGCTGCCACTGCCTCTTTCGTTTTTCCCGTGAGTACTTGATAGAGACTCAGCAGGTTATTGGCTTCAGGACGGTTAGGATCATCAAAGGTCAAGCCGCGGATTGAGTCGGTCTTGCAACGCTTGATTTTCTTGCGAATCTCATCGGGGGAGTCCAAAAGGTTAATGCGACTCAGTTCCGAGGGATCCGACTTCGACATCTTCTTGGTGCCATCGGTAAGGCTCATCACCCGTGCCCCCTCTTGGGCAATCAAGGGTTGCGGCAGCTTGAGAATTGGCGGCTGATTGTGGGCAAAGAGGTAGTTGACACGGGCAGCAATATCGCGGGTCAGTTCCAAGTGTTGCTTTTGATCTTCCCCCACAGGGACCAGATCGGCATCGTAGAGCAAAATATCTGCTGCCATCAACACAGGATAGTCCAAGAGTCCTGCCGCGACATTTTCTCCCTGCTTGACGGCTTTTTCCTTGAATTGAATCATGTCCTCCAGCCAGTTGAGGGGGGTGATGCAGTTCAGTAACCAAGTGAGTTCGGCATGGGCGCTGACGTGGGATTGGACAAAGATGGTGGCGTGGGCTGGGTCAATGCCACAGGCCAAGTACAGAGCAGCAACAGTATAGGTATTAGCCGCCAGTTCTGCGGGATTGTGGGGGACGGTAATGGCATGTAAATCCACCACACAAAAGTAGTTTTCATACTCGGCTTGCCCCGCCACCCAGTTGCGAATGGCTCCGAGATAATTCCCCAAGTGCAAGCTACCTGTGGGCTGGACTCCCGAAAGCACCCGTTTTTTGGTCACCCCAACCTCCTCTAATTGCATTCCTACTATGCTACAGCCCTTTTCCTATGGATGGAACACGGCTTAAAGGATGAAAGCCCCTATCCCATGGCAGGGTCATCTAGGCTTGCCCAATGCCCGCAGGGGTCTGGGTGTCGCTATCCCTAACTTAGCGCTGAGTCCTGCTGGGTCGCTTTAGTGCGTGCTTCTAACTCTTCAAGGCGGCTTTTTAGGGTTTGATTTTCCTTTTGTAACTCGTTGAGGGTGGTCTCAAGGGTCTTGAGGCGGTCATCGCTGCCAAGGGCTTTCTGAACTTTGGCGATTCCTTCATCAACTGATCGTTTGATACGGCCGTCGGTGGTGCGATCGCCCAGCTGCTGCAGCAGGCCTAAAACTTGGGGATGGTCAATTTGACTCAGGGCTTGAACAACGGCCATCTGGGTAAAGAAAAAGGTCTCGTGGCTGAGTTGCTCTAGCCGTTCCAGAATTTGTTGCAGTTGGGGATGGTGGCGATCGCCAATGGTGCCAAGGGTACGAATGGCGGCCAAGCGTAGGGGTTGCGGGACATCAATAGCGGTGTAGTCAAGAACCAAATTCACCGCCTCTGGAGACGCCTTGAGTTGCCCCAAGCCAGCGATCGCCCCACAGCGTACCACCTCATTCCAGCCTTGTCGTTTTTCCAAAGCCTTCCGCAGTCGTTTCAGCACTTTTTCGAGCTTGGGTTTCGGTTGCGGTTTGGCAGCGGCAATCACACCAATTCCCTTCAGGGCGGCAGCTTCAACGCTATAGCTGGGGTCGCCGTGCTTGGCAATGGGCTTGAGAAGTTCGTAGGCTTTGGCGGACTTAAACCCAGCAATGGCCTCCACGGCTGCTGCACGGACATGGGGATGGCTATCGGTAAGGGCGAGCCTTAGAGCCTCTAAGCTTTGATCCAGTTGAATCGTGCCCAGCACTTTGGCAATTTCACGCCGCACTCCCCAAAAGGGTTCCCGTTGCAGCGCCGCCGCCAAGGTTTGCACAACTTCTAGGTTTCCTTTTTTGCCTAGGGCAATGGCAGCTTGAACCCGCCCCAAAACATCGGGGTCGTACTGCAGTTGGGCTTTGAGTTCAGGGAGGGGGTACTCTAGGGTAACGGTTTTGAGGGTATGGTTGCCAGCATCAAAACTCACAAAGGTGGGCTGCTGTGGCAGCGGCAAATAGAAGGTGTGCTCTGGTTCATGAATGCGCAGGGGAATGGTTTTGACCGTCACCTGCCCCTGATCATCCACCGTACCGATGCCAACAGGGATGCGCAGATCAAAGAGGTTGCGCTCTAGGGGCGTGACCCCATCGGTCACCTGCTGCTGCTTGACGGTAAGAACGGCTAATTGATCGGCTACCTCCCAGCGATAGCTCACATGGAAGTCGGGATGTCCCCCACGAAAAACGTATTGGTCAAAGAGGGGAAGTAGGTTGCGGCCGGTGGCCATTTCAATCGCCCGCAGCAGATCCACCGTTTCGACAGTTTGATGGGCGTAGGTTTGGACAAAGGTTTGAATGGCTTTCCAGAATTGTTCTTCGCCGAGTTCCTGGCGGATCATGTGATAGACGCAGGCGCCTTTTTCGTAGAGGTGGCGATCGTAGAGTTCAATGGCTTCGCGATAGACATGGGTGACAATGGGGCGGCGGTAGCGATCGCTATCCTCACTGAGGTAGTTGCGCAATTCCCCTAGGCGATAATAGGCGGCAAAATCAGCGCCATATTCCTCCTCAAACCAGAGCACCTCGGCATAGGAGGCCATGCCCTCCTTGATCCAAGCGTGAGACCAGTGCTTGATCACCACCAGATCGCCAAACCACTGGTGTGCCAACTCATGGGCCACTAAACTTTCACTGCGAAAATCTTCAGCGGCGGCTCGCTCATCCAACAGGCAGCGGTCGGTTAGTAGGGTTGTCGAGGTATTTTCCATGCCGCCAAAGATAAAATCGGCCACACAGACTTGGGCATATTTCGGGTAGGGATAGGGATAGCCATAGATACGGCTGAAAAAGTCCATCATCTTTGGCGTCTTGCCCAAGGTGCGGCGGGCATCAGCAGCGCGATCTTTAGCAGCGTAGTAGGTGACGGGCTTGCCCTGCCACTGGTCATCAACAACCGCAAAATCCCCCACCGCTAGGGTCATCAGATAAGTGGGATGGACTTGGGGTTGATACCAGTGAAAGATTTGCCACTCTCCCTCGCTATAGCAGGCACGCAATTCCCCATTGGAAATAGCCTGTAAGGGTTGGCGCACCCGCGCTCGCACCTCTGACGTCGCCAGCTGCCCAGGAGAATCAAAGCAGGGAAACCAATAGCGCGAATCCTCATCTTCCCCTTGGGTCCAAGCTTGGGGGGGATCAGTGGCAACAAAGTACAATCCCCGCTGGGGTTTCTGCAGACGGTAGTCAATGGTGATCACCAGCACCTGATCTGGGTGAATCCCCAAGCTCGCATCAAGGGAAATATCCAGAAACTCACCATCGTAGTGGAAGGCTTGGGGTTGGTGCTGCACAGTCACACTCTGGATCTGTTGCCCCACGGCATTGAGGCGCAGCTGGCGCACTTGGGAGTGCAATGGTCGTAGGTGGATATGACACTGTCCCCAGCATGCCTGGGTCTCTAAATCTAGGGTCAAGTCCAAGCAGATATGTTCCACCTGCCCCACTCGATCGGGACTGTAGTGGGGACGTGCACCGCTGAGGACAAAGGATTTGGCTGGAGTGACATCAAGAGTCATAGTCATGTTGAGCCGCACTTGCTCTTAGTCTAGGGGGTATCAATCGAGGAGTTCAACCACCTTATAGCGACTGGTATGACCCTTGATTAACCGAACACGGGACTTAGGCACCTGAAAATAGGCTGCCAAGACCGCAATCAGTTCTTGATTGGCCTTGCCATCAGTGGCAGGGGCACGCACCGCCACCACTAGCTGACCGGCAGAATCAACAGCAACAGAGGACGCTCTTGCATTCGGTTTGACCACCAGATGGTATTTCTTCATGCCCTCCTAGCCTGAAGCATGGGCACAGATGTGCTGCCCAATTTGCTTGTCAATTTTCATAATGTGATTCACTAACCAGTCTGCTAACTTACCATGGATCTGGGTGGCGATCGCCGCATCCGCTTGGCTGTCGCGGTACTGCTGCTGCAGCTCTTCAATCATCTCGATGAACTGTTTATGGGCGCAGCGGTTAACTTCTGCTAGGGGGCACTGGTATTTTTCAGCACAGCTTTCTTCATTCCCGAAGTGCCACTCTGCATAATACTTCATGAAAGCAATTAGCTGTTTAATCGCAGCACTTCCCCGACCCTGTTCAATGGCATCCGCCAGATCATTGACAGCACAGACGAGTTCCTTGTGCTGTATATCAATCATGGGCACGCCGGTCTGCAGCTGCTCTGTCCACGCGAAGCGTTGCATTGTTTTTTATCCCCCTAGACCGATTGCGGGTGGGTTTTTGTTTTCAGAAACGCAAAGATTCCCTCTAGAAAGGAGGAGCTAATTTCTGTTGTTTCAATGAGTTCTGGTTCCCTAGGGCTGGCGGCGGCAGCAGCAATGCCAGCAATTTCCTCGGCAATCCCCACCACTATTAGGCGAAAACAAATTTTTTGCACCTCTAGAATGGGTAAGTTCAACGCTTCACTGATTTCTTGGAGGGTTTTGGTACCGTTAGCGTACTCCCACACTTGCCACTCATGATGATTGAGGTGGTAGGGGGGCTGTCCTTCAATCGTGCTGGCAATGGTTGAACTCGGCAGGGGCAGCTTGTCCATTAGGGCTGTCCAATCCCGCAGCAGTCGTAGACCCGCCAAGGAAATTTCCATGGGTGAGGCACTCAGTCCCGTCATTTCCTCAAAGGGCAGTGGATGGTTGGCATCGAACTTAAACCAGCCCTCATTGAGGCTAAAGAGGTGAGGAATCGGTGTCAGTACCTGTTGCTTGAACAATAGCCGCAGCTGTTCTGGCTCAAGGGCACCTTGGGTTTTCAAACACAGCCCAAGGGATCCGGTTCGGGAACAAAAGGGTAAAAGGCGTTGAATGGTAGTTGGGCGCAGCCAGCCCCGCTGCTCAATGAGCCGTTGCAATCCTTGGTGATCCAAGGTCGTTGTTGCGGCTACAATCTGACCCAAGTGAAAGAAAATATAGTACTCCTGCGCCTGCGGCATCAGCGGCATCATCCCCGCCATTTCCACGGGCTTAATGGAAAGGCAACCCGTTTTTTGCCCCTGCTCCAGAAAATGAAAAATTTCCCCCAACGAAAACTCTGATAGATAGCCGGTGATTTTCATAGATTCCCCCTAGTGAGTGATGTTGTTCTAAGTGGTGAGTGCACTGCGGTTTAATTGCGAGGATTGGGCACTGGCATAGGCTTGAATGAGTGCCATCATGGCAGCGGCAACGGAAGACTGATCCAAAGCATTCACAGGCACCATGGGTGGGCGGCGGTGGGGACTCAAGTAGCCGAGGGCGATCGCGATCTCTTCAGCAGGCCACGCATTGGGATTATCGGCATGGCTCAGACCCACTAGCATTGGAATCTTTGTGCGATGGCGCATGAAGGCCAAAATCCGCCGTGCGGCTCGAAAATCTTGGGGACGGTGAGAACTGACCAGTAGGATAAACGCATGGGCTTTGCGAATAAGAATATCCCACATAAAGTCAAAGCGTTCTTGACCAGGCGTGCCATACAGATGCAGGGCAACATTAGGACCAAACTGCAGCCGCCCAAAATCCATCGCTACCGTTGTCTTTTCCTTGAAAGCAGCAATTTCATCCGTTGCCTTGCGATCGGTATCCACCACCTCAATTTCGCTGATGGTACGGATGAAGGTGGATTTGCCTGCGCCCACTGGTCCTGTGATGACAATGCGCATAATTTCCATGGGTTGGCACCTCAATTACGGCAAAACACAGAGGAATCAGGCTGGTCTAAACATTCACGGCTTGCCCCATACCCATGAGTTGGGTTTGCAATTCAGCCAGAACATTTTTAATTTCAAGGTTGATAATGCCCAATTTGGCAGAGGCATCCGCCAGCACAAGGAAAACCGCATCTTCGGTGCAGCTGGTGAGAATGCCATACCCACTGGCACCCTCTACAAGGATGCGCTCGATTTTGCCCCGGCTTAGCTCTCGTCCAATACGTTCCCCCAACGACAACATGGCCGCTGACATCGCTGCCACCCGTTCATCATCCATTCCCCCCGGCAAGGTTGCCGCCAGCGTCAGACCATCGGGAGACACAAGCGCTGCCCCTTGGACATTACTGGCATTGGCAACAAAGTGTTGCAATGTAGCTTCAAGTTTTGCGGCATTAATTGGCATAGTCTAATCCTCGTAAAGATATGGGAACTTTTTCAACAATGACTGCTAGGTGACCTACATGGCAGCAGCCCCTGTGGCAATTAGCCGTTGAAATAGTGCTTGGGTCCAACCGGTTTCCTTAAGAACCGCTTGGGAAGACACCTCGAAGTAGGCCTGTTCAATAAAGGCAAGATCAATCATGCAAATTTTGCCTAGGGCATCACTGAGGGCCTCGGATTTGTTGGCTTCCCTTAACTTTTGCCGCACGGCGTTGACAACAATTGCCATCGCGGGTACCACATGCTGGGGCCCAATGCCAATGCGCACGTGAACCAGACCAATTTTCCAGCGGCGCTCAGCGTAGGCCTTGCCCCAACCATCCATCCCTGTGAACATTTCATGGAACCAGTCGATGAAGGTTTGATGGAGGCGATGAATGCGTCCTTCTGTGGCGTTGAGGATGGCATTCATCTCTTCATCCCGCCCCAAGTAGTCATAAAAAATATCAGCCATCTGTGGAGCAATTTCTTTTCCCCAAGGGGCAGCCTCAGCTAACAGGGATTTGTCTTCATCAGTCAACTGGACTCGTCGCACCATTATTGCCATAAAATTGATTGGCTCAATTGTCATCTCTTTCGCCTCGAAACACTGAATAACTTTAATTACTAGATCAGGTGAATTGACTGGGCGTCCGTGATTCAGTGATTAGAATCAAGTCAGGCACTTGCTCCTGCAAGCTAACAAACAATATTCGGAAAAGCTGAAAATTTCAGAAACAATTAAAGATTCCCCCTTAAAAATCCAAGCACCGCTGGTACAGACCCCTGCATTAGATGCTTGAAAAGCGCTTTCTCACTCCACGACATGCAACCTCAACTCAGATTTAGCCGATTTCACAGGGACTCAACACAGAAATAAAAGTTGCTCCTCATTCTAAAAAGTATGAAGTTAGCTTACTTATCACTCTGCGTTGCAGAAACAGGCTGCGGTTAATGCAGAGAGTATCCCCCTGACTTTCTAATGAAAAGTATAGATTTCTCTGTAGTTCTCTGATTGTATTTCTCGACACACTACACAAAATAAAATGATTAGACACATTTTTTAATTATTCTTTAGTTTTTTAATTCGCTTTGTGTGGAAATGAAAGTAACTTTTACAAAATATCCCCAATGCCTTGATCCCATGGCACGGAGTATGCCACCCTTGCATTGTTATCCATCTAGGATGCTTTGAGTCATCGTAGGTATTTATCTTGAGCAAGGGAGGATAGTTATATGTCCGATCGCTTGACCTACCAAGGCGAAATGGAAACGAAGCTGCAACAACTCGGTGCCCAGCTTGACCAACTCAAGGCAAAGGCGGATCAAGCGGGTGAAGATGTCAAGGCAGATATTGAAGCTAAAATTGAAGCCCTCAAGACCAAACGCGATGAGATTACTCAGCAATTGGCTGCCCTCAAAGAAGCGGGCGATGATGCTTGGGAGTCCCTCAAAGCAGGGTTCCAGAGTGCGTGGGATGAGTTGAGCAAGGCCTTTGAGGAAGCAGCCAGTAAGTTTAAGGGTGAATAACTGTTTTCTTAGCTCCAGCCCTCAATGGTGACATCGACGCGATCACTCTCGTGGGAAAGGGGCGCAATGTTCAAGTAGTACAGGGGCTGATCCGGCGATAAATTCCGCAGCCAATGGAGACATTGGGCATCCACATGGACATAGGAGCCGGTTTCCACGGGGGTACGGATCAAGGCGGTTGCCGCCACAGAACTCGCAGGGGGCGTCATCGGGTAGGTAATCAGTTCACCAACTCCCGATACAATCAGGAAAATATCGTCACCGCGATGGTGGTAATGGGGATAGTTGGCTTGTCTTGGCTCAATGCGATAGAGACTAGAGGCTAGCTCAGGGTTGTGGTGATCCAAGGGACAGACGGCATAGCCCGGCCGCTTTGGTGTCCAAGTTTGACAGCGCTCAACCAACTCAGGAAAAGAAAAAACTAACATCGTGCCTTTAGGACAAAATACTCAGCATTGGCTTATTGTATCGCCAAGCGATCGCGCTATCCTAGCCTGTGGTCTGTGTCGGAGTTTGGCATGAGTACATCCATCCCAGTGATTGTTGTTGGCGCCCTCGGTAAAATGGGACGCGAAGTTGTGAAAACAGTGCAGCAGGCTCCTGACACGACCCTTTATGCGGCTGTTGATCGCAAGCAGGTGGGAGAAGATATTGGTGAAGCCTTGGGGCTAGGAGCCTTAGAGATTCCCATTAGCGGCAGCTTGCAAGAGGTGTGTGTGGCGGCTGCCCAAGAAAAACAACCCGTGGTCATGGTGGATTTTACCCATCCCCAAGCAGTGTATGAGAATGTGCGCATGGCGATCGCCTACGGGGTGTATCCGGTGGTGGGGACGACAGGCTTGAGTCCAGAACAAATTGAAGATCTGGCCGAGTTTGCCGACAAGGCCGATATGGGGGTGGTCATTGCGCCGAATTTCTCAATTGGCATGGTGCTGCTCCAAGAGGCTGCCATCCGCGCAAGCCAGTACTTTGATCACGTGGAGATCATTGAACTGCACCACAACCAAAAGGCTGATGCTCCTAGTGGTACCGCCATTCAAACCGCGCAGCGTTTAGCAGAATTGGGCAAAACCTTTAACCCCCCCCAAGTGCAGGAGTCCGAACATCTCACGGGGGCGCGAGGGGCGTGCGCTGACGCTGAAATTCGCATTCACAGTGTTCGCCTCCCCGGACTGATTGCCCATCAGGAGGTGATTTTTGGGGCACCGGGACAAATTTATACGCTGCGCCATGACACCAGCGATCGCCAGTGCTATATGCCGGGGGTACTGCTTGCCATTCGCAAAGTCACGCACCTCAAACGCTTGATCTATGGCCTTGAAAAGCTGCTTTAGTCTAAACTTCAGGGGTTTGCTGCAACAACCAAAAGCCTTGCAATGCATCTTGTTCCGGTCGTTCCTTCACTGCGATAAAGTGTAGCCCCTGGCTTTGAGTACAGGCGTCCCTAAAGGCAGCCAGTTCCTTCTGAATCTGGGGATTGCGGCCACTAATGAGAACCCAGCGATCGCTCGCTCCTGTTTCTAATACCAATAACGGTTGGGGGTTCTCCTCAAAACTCAAATAGGCCGGCTCTAATCCCGATAGCCAACCCGCTAAGGGCAGTGCGCGCTGCGAATAGATAATTAACCCCGGCAGTAGCGTATCGCCCCTGAGGGTCAAAAAGGGCAGTGGGGGTACCTCACCAAAGGGCAGTTCCCATTCACCAGCCGTTTTAATTTCCCCCAGAGGAAGACCACTGAATTGCCAGCGATCGCCCCGCAGGGCTGGTGGTAAAGGTTGAGGTGCAGGGGGGATCAACTGGGGTGGCGTTGCCAGATCGGCTTGGTAGTTGGGTAGGGTTGGATAGAGGTTTGTGGCGCGATCGCGCAGCCAATCATAGAGGGCAAACGTGCGCCGACTGGGCACCATCACTAATCCTGCCGCTTCTCCCCCCCGCGTAATAATGCTGGTCATGGCTCGGCGGAAAAAACGTACCCGATCGGGTTGAGCACTGTTTGCCAGTCCCAGTTGCTGCCGCCATTGATCCATGGCTTCTTTGAGGGCAGCTTCTAACCAGCGGGCATTGGCTTCAGCGCCGGCACAAGTTTTGCTGAACTGAAATTGTTGCTGGCGATCGCAAATCAGCAATTCCCAGATTTTTTTGTTGTTTTCATCCACAAGGGGACGGGAATAAAAATCCAACTCCCAGATCGTATCCATTCACACCTAGAGGAACGTTACCCGCAAACTTGAAGCTATTTGCCTTTCCTAGGATAGGCGGTTTTGGCCGTCAAGGTAAATGTATAACCCGATACAGATTTTCCACTGTGAGAACTGGTGCAATCAAAGGTTAATTGCGGGTCAATGCTTTGCTCAGCTCAAGCCAAACAACAGCCAGATCACTTTCTGGCGCGATGGTGCCGCAACTGCGATTTCTCCTCCGCTGAACTCATGTGCAACTCTACTCCATAATCGTTGAGAATGAAAGCGATGTCCAAGTTAAAACTGAAACGTGCGAGACGGCAAAAGCGCCCGTTACGCAACCTCGACCGGCAGCCCAATTTCCGCTGGCGATCGCCAGCCCTTGTCGCCTGCATTCCCCTAGCTTTAATCATTGTGGCTGTTTGGGGAGTGGCTGCTCAGGCACAGGATAAACCCCTCACCCCTGAAACAGTTCAAGGAGTACTCAACACCATTTGGGTACTCATTGCAGCCATTCTGGTGATTTTCATGAATGCTGGCTTCGGCATGTTGGAAACTGGCTTCTGCCGCCAGAAAAATGCTGTCAACATTCTTTCTAAAAACCTCATTGTTTTTGCCTTGGCCACCCTTGCCTACTGGGCGATCGGATTCTCTTTCATGTTTGGTACCGAGGGCAATGCTTTTATTGGCCTAGGGGGCTTTTTCCTCAGTAGTGAAAACCCCGAAACCTACGGTCTTGATCCCTTTCCGGAGGGCTTACCCATCGCTGTGGCCTTTCTGTTCCAAGCTGCCTTTGCAGGAACCGCAGCCACCATTGTTTCTGGAGCAGTGGCCGAGCGGATCAAGTTTGTTGACTTTTTGATTTTCAGCCTCCTGCTCACTGGTATCTCTTACCCCATTACGGGTCACTGGGTTTGGGGGGGTGGCCTTCTCAGCAACATTGGTTTCCTTGGCCCAGATATTGCCTTTAAGGATTTTGCCGGTTCAACGGTGGTTCATGCCGTAGGCGGTTGGTCGGCACTGATGGGCGCTGCGTTTCTAGGACCACGGCTTGGCAAGTATGCCGCAGATGGTACGCCTCGGGCGTTGCCCGGCCACAACATGGGCTTTGCCATGCTGGGGTGTTTGATCCTCTGGATCGGCTGGTTTGGTTTTAACCCTGGTTCTGAACTGGCCGCGAATGAAGCTGTACCCTACATCGCAGTCACAACAAACTTGGCGGCGGCAGCCGGCGGGGTTGCGGCAACAATTACCGCTTGGCTAGCCATTGGTAAACCTGACCTCTCCATGATTATCAACGGTATTCTGGCGGGATTAGTGTCCATTACAGCACCCTGTGCAGGTGTGTCTTACTGGAGTGCCGTGATCATTGGTGCCATTGGCGGTG includes:
- a CDS encoding hemerythrin family protein, translating into MQRFAWTEQLQTGVPMIDIQHKELVCAVNDLADAIEQGRGSAAIKQLIAFMKYYAEWHFGNEESCAEKYQCPLAEVNRCAHKQFIEMIEELQQQYRDSQADAAIATQIHGKLADWLVNHIMKIDKQIGQHICAHASG
- a CDS encoding DUF167 domain-containing protein — its product is MKKYHLVVKPNARASSVAVDSAGQLVVAVRAPATDGKANQELIAVLAAYFQVPKSRVRLIKGHTSRYKVVELLD
- a CDS encoding ATP/GTP-binding protein, whose translation is MEIMRIVITGPVGAGKSTFIRTISEIEVVDTDRKATDEIAAFKEKTTVAMDFGRLQFGPNVALHLYGTPGQERFDFMWDILIRKAHAFILLVSSHRPQDFRAARRILAFMRHRTKIPMLVGLSHADNPNAWPAEEIAIALGYLSPHRRPPMVPVNALDQSSVAAAMMALIQAYASAQSSQLNRSALTT
- a CDS encoding zinc ribbon domain-containing protein, encoding MNITSGLRRLWRGFWRRSRLVNDEPLNWVSLIVIILVDIFILINVFSGLSEISNWPLSPSQAQPCYAPWQAYRQDTARERDIRFLEQQISLDPPPQTAVERLQESSKGKLGTISAICFTYAEYQDAVNHPTNQARLKQRQQKQAQIQTLEATNARIRQEYDSTLLEQLAGQPADQSINLVEAAKAKATLEANNRQIAALKNEMAALEQAILQEADSQAFLKFLAEDATFAQLENQYQRSQFWYPSLQFVLQALFLLPLIAIALVVHRFADRHRHGLLALMSWHLLVIFLIPLVLKIFELLQVGALFEWLANVILALFGGLLFLVSYLYILLIPAVGFGMIKVAQAFFLNPQRQTAGRVQKLRCVRCGKRLRDLDQHCPHCGYLQWMPCPNCQQPTYRHLPYCRHCGASTRSSG
- a CDS encoding DUF4388 domain-containing protein yields the protein MKITGYLSEFSLGEIFHFLEQGQKTGCLSIKPVEMAGMMPLMPQAQEYYIFFHLGQIVAATTTLDHQGLQRLIEQRGWLRPTTIQRLLPFCSRTGSLGLCLKTQGALEPEQLRLLFKQQVLTPIPHLFSLNEGWFKFDANHPLPFEEMTGLSASPMEISLAGLRLLRDWTALMDKLPLPSSTIASTIEGQPPYHLNHHEWQVWEYANGTKTLQEISEALNLPILEVQKICFRLIVVGIAEEIAGIAAAAASPREPELIETTEISSSFLEGIFAFLKTKTHPQSV
- the trpS gene encoding tryptophan--tRNA ligase, with the protein product MTKKRVLSGVQPTGSLHLGNYLGAIRNWVAGQAEYENYFCVVDLHAITVPHNPAELAANTYTVAALYLACGIDPAHATIFVQSHVSAHAELTWLLNCITPLNWLEDMIQFKEKAVKQGENVAAGLLDYPVLMAADILLYDADLVPVGEDQKQHLELTRDIAARVNYLFAHNQPPILKLPQPLIAQEGARVMSLTDGTKKMSKSDPSELSRINLLDSPDEIRKKIKRCKTDSIRGLTFDDPNRPEANNLLSLYQVLTGKTKEAVAAECADMGWGQFKPLLTDAVIATLEPIQQRYQEIMADPSYLKDLLKKGQEQAARVANATLERVKLAFGFTLP
- a CDS encoding M1 family metallopeptidase, which gives rise to MTLDVTPAKSFVLSGARPHYSPDRVGQVEHICLDLTLDLETQACWGQCHIHLRPLHSQVRQLRLNAVGQQIQSVTVQHQPQAFHYDGEFLDISLDASLGIHPDQVLVITIDYRLQKPQRGLYFVATDPPQAWTQGEDEDSRYWFPCFDSPGQLATSEVRARVRQPLQAISNGELRACYSEGEWQIFHWYQPQVHPTYLMTLAVGDFAVVDDQWQGKPVTYYAAKDRAADARRTLGKTPKMMDFFSRIYGYPYPYPKYAQVCVADFIFGGMENTSTTLLTDRCLLDERAAAEDFRSESLVAHELAHQWFGDLVVIKHWSHAWIKEGMASYAEVLWFEEEYGADFAAYYRLGELRNYLSEDSDRYRRPIVTHVYREAIELYDRHLYEKGACVYHMIRQELGEEQFWKAIQTFVQTYAHQTVETVDLLRAIEMATGRNLLPLFDQYVFRGGHPDFHVSYRWEVADQLAVLTVKQQQVTDGVTPLERNLFDLRIPVGIGTVDDQGQVTVKTIPLRIHEPEHTFYLPLPQQPTFVSFDAGNHTLKTVTLEYPLPELKAQLQYDPDVLGRVQAAIALGKKGNLEVVQTLAAALQREPFWGVRREIAKVLGTIQLDQSLEALRLALTDSHPHVRAAAVEAIAGFKSAKAYELLKPIAKHGDPSYSVEAAALKGIGVIAAAKPQPKPKLEKVLKRLRKALEKRQGWNEVVRCGAIAGLGQLKASPEAVNLVLDYTAIDVPQPLRLAAIRTLGTIGDRHHPQLQQILERLEQLSHETFFFTQMAVVQALSQIDHPQVLGLLQQLGDRTTDGRIKRSVDEGIAKVQKALGSDDRLKTLETTLNELQKENQTLKSRLEELEARTKATQQDSALS